One stretch of Pyrenophora tritici-repentis strain M4 chromosome 4, whole genome shotgun sequence DNA includes these proteins:
- a CDS encoding Retrotrans-gag domain containing protein translates to MTTNDSNQLLQSLLQRLEDMSTRMERLEASSHEPPQTPGHNTDATTDPTPTSETSNTSVPIIPKPRHSLPHPPTFGGNKSQWRGWKLEMEGKIEEDAQAIGSLKAQLRYVYMRLDGAAKTNVTTYYEIQVKEESPNPFKLLDRLELLYGERNRKEKAIQNLYSIRQKDDETFISFYPRFEKEMANADAESWPEHTKISYLRNALSGRIKDRLVGTSGTETSTYARFAQKCVDLSNDMELFGQWTKTTRRYGSRTAENAPTYEPPAKSNNATLTAASPEDMMEWEPTQPTTTQVNAVGLRGKTNMNGYPSRRPEDRELIGKRAKWVNQEEIDARRQERRCLRCGRNNCRIATCPLAAALRPTHVSVKTAKSTVVTKAAVEEEDPEDSEAEQ, encoded by the coding sequence ATGACGACGAACGATTCGAACCAGCTGTTACAGTCGCTACTACAGAGACTTGAAGACATGAGCACTAGGATGGAGAGGCTGGAAGCATCATCGCACGAGCCACCTCAAACGCCTGGTCACAATACAGACGCCACCACTGATCCGACGCCAACCTCCGAGACTTCGAACACATCTGTGCCTATAATCCCAAAGCCGCGGCACAGCTTACCCCACCCGCCTACGTTTGGTGGAAACAAATCacaatggcgaggatggaagctagagatggagggcaagatcgaagaagacgcgcaAGCTATTGGAAGCCTAAAAGCTCAGCTACGCTACGTCTACATGCGTCTTGATGGGGCAGCGAAAACCAACGTTACAACATACTACGAGATACAAGTTAAAGAAGAATCGCCAAACCCTTTCAAGCTGCTTGACCGCCTTGAACTCCTCTACGGCGAACGAAATCGGAAGGAGAAAGCCATTCAGAACCTCTACTCTATACGCCAGAAGGACGACGAGACGTTTATTTCCTTCTATCCACggtttgagaaagagatggcCAACGCTGACGCAGAAAGCTGGCCTGAGCATACGAAGATATCCTACTTACGAAATGCATTAAGTGGTAGGATAAAGGATAGGCTTGTTGGTACATCAGGGACAGAAACAAGCACATACGCAAGGTTCGCTCAGAAGTGTGTAGATCTTAGCAACGACATGGAGTTGTTCGGCCAATGGACGAAAACAACCCGTCGTTACGGTAGCCGAACTGCTGAAAATGCACCAACCTATGAACCACCAGCAAAATCGAATAATGCCACTCTCACAGCAGCTTCCCCTGAAGACATGATGGAATGGGAACCTACGCAGCCTACAACTACCCAAGTGAACGCTGTCGGCCTCCGCGGCAAGACCAACATGAATGGATATCCATCTAGGCGTCCTGAGGACCGAGAACTTATTGGAAAACGAGCAAAATGGGTCAACCAAGAGGAAATCGATGCTCGACGCCAGGAACGACGCTGTCTTCGATGCGGCCGCAACAATTGCCGAATAGCTACATGCCCGTTGGCAGCCGCTCTACGACCAACTCACGTTAGCGTCAAGACAGCAAAGAGTACTGTGGTCACCAAGGCAGctgtagaggaggaagatcCAGAAGACTCCGAAGCAGAGCAATAG